In one window of Helianthus annuus cultivar XRQ/B chromosome 17, HanXRQr2.0-SUNRISE, whole genome shotgun sequence DNA:
- the LOC110924190 gene encoding ethylene-responsive transcription factor ERF073, translated as MPENQETVSGKKPRRRRKITNETNNIMRTVRIFCHDPDMTDSSDDDGPNGPVRPNRPKSKTIVREIKIPMITPGTGSCQDSSISQKNSLKPKKGFRRPASQPRITSGSKYRGVRLRESGNWAAEIRDPFKKMRVWLGTFRTPEEASQAYEVKKLEFERMAESLGIPPNKVKKPASDEKKPVVSEESVGLIAHASPSSVLERESRIFINDNKKMEPFIDESLDVLSDIGVLEPVDEGLSLAEMSNDLDLGLELGAQFLDSLVPPLDGFGCIDDFPLCGLGDGPSDLPDWDFGELNNEELAWINTLRFDDPLNCDQLRSCR; from the coding sequence ATGCCGGAAAATCAAGAAACCGTTTCCGGCAAGAAACCCAGAAGGAGGAGAAAGATAACAAACGAAACCAATAATATTATGAGAACTGTTAGGATCTTCTGTCATGATCCGGATATGACAGATTCGTCAGATGATGATGGGCCTAATGGGCCCGTTAGACCCAATAGGCCCAAGAGTAAGACGATTGTTCGGGAAATCAAGATTCCGATGATCACTCCGGGGACCGGTTCATGTCAAGATAGCAGCATTAGTCAGAAGAATTCGTTAAAACCGAAAAAGGGTTTCAGGCGACCGGCGAGTCAACCCCGGATAACATCCGGGTCGAAGTACCGCGGTGTCCGGCTCAGGGAGTCGGGGAACTGGGCCGCGGAGATCCGCGACCCGTTTAAGAAAATGCGGGTTTGGCTCGGGACGTTTAGGACTCCGGAAGAGGCTTCTCAAGCTTATGAAGTAAAgaaactcgagtttgaaagaaTGGCGGAATCGTTAGGGATTCCGCCTAACAAAGTGAAAAAACCGGCTTCTGATGAGAAGAAGCCGGTTGTTTCGGAGGAATCTGTTGGGTTAATCGCGCACGCGTCACCGTCGTCTGTTCTTGAAAGGGAATCAAGAATCTTTATTAATGATAACAAAAAGATGGAACCTTTTATCGACGAGTCGCTAGATGTGTTGTCGGATATCGGGGTTCTTGAACCGGTGGACGAGGGTTTGTCACTAGCCGAAATGAGTAATGATTTGGACCTCGGGTTGGAACTTGGGGCGCAGTTTCTCGACAGTTTAGTGCCACCATTAGACGGGTTCGGGTGCATTGATGATTTCCCGCTTTGTGGGCTCGGTGATGGGCCGAGTGATTTGCCCGATTGGGATTTTGGCGAGTTGAACAACGAAGAACTTGCTTGGATCAACACGTTAAGATTTGACGACCCGTTAAACTGCGATCAGCTCCGCAGTTGTCGATGA